Proteins found in one Brachypodium distachyon strain Bd21 chromosome 5, Brachypodium_distachyon_v3.0, whole genome shotgun sequence genomic segment:
- the LOC100837040 gene encoding SKP1-interacting partner 15: MAAGGGTADEESAPAAPIHHLPPDALHNVLLRLPLRDAVVCRPVSRLFHETLSSPFLALLPALRLLLLRHPRPEGGGCLHAFDPERRRWLRLPFTSFLPHQSFSPVASSSSLLYLWIETAAPAPPTLPSSSSSSTAHPAKALAVCNPFAGTYRLLPPLGSAWARHGTVLAGPGGMVLVLTELAALSYTPSGSGKWMKHPLSLPSKPRSPILAAGAAAVFALCDVGTPWRSQWKLFSCPLAKLTGGWAPVERVVWGDVFEILKRPRLLAGAGGRRVLMIGGLRSSFAIDAPCSTVLILRLDLATMEWDEAGRMPPNMYRCFTGLCEAAAQGSAMPTPPTGGNNKVKVFGGDGKVWFAGKRVRGKLAMWEEDEVGSTGGKWDWVDGVPGYGDGVYRGFVFDGGFTAMP; this comes from the coding sequence atggccgccggcggcggcaccgccgacgaggagtcggccccggcggcgccgatcCACCACCTGCCGCCAGACGCGCTCCACAACGTGCTGCTGCGCCTCCCGCTGCGGGACGCCGTGGTGTGCCGCCCGGTCTCGCGCCTCTTCCACGAGACCCTCTCCTCGCCGTTCCTGGCCCTGCTCCCCGCGCTCCGTCTACTGCTGCTCCGCCACCCGCGCCCCGAGGGCGGGGGATGCCTCCACGCCTTCGACccggagcgccgccgctggctaCGCCTCCCCttcacctccttcctcccgcaCCAGTCCTTCTCCCCAGTcgcatcttcctcctccctcctctacCTCTGGATCGAGACCGCCGCCCCTGCGCCTCCcaccctcccctcctcctcctcgtcctccaccgCGCACCCGGCCAAGGCTCTCGCTGTTTGCAACCCTTTCGCTGGCACCTACCGCCTCCTGCCCCCGCTCGGATCCGCCTGGGCGCGCCACGGCACCGTCCTCGCGGGCCCCGGCGGCATGGTGCTCGTCCTCACCGAGCTCGCCGCGCTCTCCTACACCCCGTCCGGATCTGGCAAGTGGATGAAGCACCCGCTCTCGCTCCCCTCCAAGCCGCGGAGCCCCATActggccgccggcgctgccgccgtcttcgcgctTTGCGACGTCGGCACCCCGTGGCGCAGCCAGTGGAAGCTCTTCTCCTGCCCGCTCGCCAAGCTCACCGGCGGCTGGGCGCCAGTCGAGCGCGTGGTGTGGGGTGACGTCTTCGAGATCCTCAAGCGCCCGCGCCTGCTGGCTggcgctggcggccgccgcgtcctTATGATTGGTGGTCTCAGGTCCTCGTTCGCCATAGATGCGCCTTGTTCCACGGTGCTCATCCTCCGGCTGGATCTGGCCACCATGGAGTGGGACGAAGCTGGACGCATGCCGCCCAATATGTATCGTTGCTTCACTGGCCTGTGTGAGGCTGCTGCGCAGGGAAGCGCTATGCCCACCCCGCCTACTGGCGGCAACAATAAGGTTAAGGTGTTCGGGGGCGATGGGAAGGTGTGGTTTGCTGGGAAGCGTGTTCGCGGGAAGCTTGCAATGTGGGAGGAGGACGAAGTCGGGAGCACCGGTGGCAAGTGGGACTGGGTGGATGGTGTTCCTGGATACGGTGACGGTGTGTATCGCGGCTTCGTGTTTGATGGTGGGTTCACAGCAATGCCTTGA